Proteins encoded in a region of the Methylosinus trichosporium OB3b genome:
- a CDS encoding TPM domain-containing protein — translation MPISNADQARISAAIHAAEQKTAAEIVCVLARRSSDYLYVAPLWAALMALIAPWPLVIFTRLDIRTILVIQTLIFVVITLILSYPRFRLAATPRAVKRARAHRASIEQFFTRGVAGTRERTGVLIFVSLGERYARVVADEGIAVKISDEQWRCALDLLLAEVRRGRIADGFVAGIEECARLLAQHVPPGGAEELPDRIYVI, via the coding sequence ATGCCCATTTCCAACGCCGATCAGGCGCGCATATCGGCGGCGATTCACGCGGCCGAGCAGAAGACCGCGGCGGAGATCGTCTGCGTGCTGGCGCGGCGCTCCTCCGATTACCTCTATGTGGCGCCGCTCTGGGCCGCGCTGATGGCGCTGATCGCGCCCTGGCCGCTGGTGATCTTCACGCGGCTCGACATTCGCACCATCCTCGTCATCCAGACGCTGATCTTCGTGGTGATCACGCTCATCCTGTCCTACCCGCGCTTCCGGCTCGCGGCGACGCCGCGCGCGGTCAAGCGGGCGCGCGCCCATCGCGCCTCGATCGAGCAATTCTTCACGCGCGGAGTCGCGGGCACGAGAGAGCGAACCGGCGTGCTGATCTTCGTCTCACTGGGGGAGCGCTATGCGCGGGTCGTCGCCGACGAGGGGATCGCCGTCAAAATCTCCGACGAGCAATGGCGCTGCGCGCTGGATCTGCTGCTCGCCGAGGTCCGCCGCGGGCGCATCGCCGACGGCTTCGTCGCGGGAATAGAGGAATGCGCGCGGCTGCTCGCGCAGCATGTGCCGCCGGGCGGCGCGGAAGAGCTGCCCGACCGCATTTATGTGATCTGA
- a CDS encoding L,D-transpeptidase family protein: MVTRGFLAGASAKAFLVVLACSCASTAIAAPRAPFRAALPEPPPLVRQLAAAPTAASPAPEAFTIDLSPPRAADADFDIAAALVPAEGWAFAEALDAFVHGARGERRALRRAIADFYAARFYRPLWREGVGWRAEAAAVLERLRCAGEDGLDLRAYPLPDPGAQPAEAADEIALSEAVVAYATQAAGGRIDPQRLSRLIGARPSLPEPGAVLAATAGAGAQAAEALQDYNPPHPGYRALKEKLAELRNARAPDAPTRYAESRTVARDDTPARKRRAAPAAVRDTRLRAEIIANMERWRWMPRDLGENRIEVNIPDFELAVIRDGEVTHRARVIVGKEGTPTPVFSNAMQFIIVNPYWNVPPSILNKEMLPKFGGDLQAIAARGYEVVYRNGHARVRQRPGEGNALGRIKFMFPNDFSVYLHDTPSRALFASTHRAFSHGCVRVDQPFRFAEAVLGSGWREERVKRLIGDQERYINLARPLPIHIEYFTAYVDESGRLQLRGDLYGYSAKVRAALGLEG, encoded by the coding sequence ATGGTGACCCGCGGCTTTCTCGCGGGAGCGTCCGCAAAGGCGTTCCTCGTCGTTCTCGCTTGCTCCTGCGCGTCGACCGCCATCGCCGCGCCACGCGCGCCGTTTCGCGCCGCGCTACCCGAGCCGCCGCCGCTCGTGAGACAGCTCGCCGCCGCGCCGACGGCTGCGTCGCCGGCGCCCGAAGCTTTCACGATCGATCTCTCGCCGCCGCGCGCGGCCGATGCGGATTTCGACATTGCCGCCGCCCTCGTTCCCGCCGAGGGATGGGCTTTCGCCGAGGCGCTCGACGCCTTCGTCCATGGCGCGCGCGGCGAGCGGCGAGCGCTGCGCCGGGCCATCGCCGACTTCTACGCCGCGCGCTTCTACCGGCCGCTGTGGCGCGAGGGCGTGGGCTGGCGAGCCGAGGCCGCCGCCGTCCTCGAGCGCCTGCGCTGCGCCGGCGAGGATGGTCTCGATCTACGCGCCTATCCGCTTCCCGATCCAGGCGCGCAGCCGGCGGAGGCGGCAGACGAGATCGCCTTGTCGGAAGCCGTCGTCGCCTATGCGACGCAGGCCGCCGGCGGCCGCATCGATCCGCAACGTCTCTCGCGTCTCATCGGCGCCCGTCCGTCACTGCCGGAGCCCGGCGCCGTGCTCGCCGCGACGGCCGGCGCCGGCGCGCAAGCGGCCGAGGCTCTTCAAGATTATAATCCGCCGCATCCCGGCTATCGCGCGCTGAAGGAAAAGCTCGCGGAGCTGCGCAACGCGCGCGCGCCGGACGCGCCTACCCGCTACGCCGAATCGCGCACGGTGGCGCGCGACGACACGCCCGCGCGCAAGCGACGCGCGGCCCCCGCCGCTGTGCGCGACACGCGCCTGCGGGCGGAAATCATCGCCAATATGGAGCGCTGGCGCTGGATGCCGCGCGATCTCGGCGAGAATCGCATCGAGGTCAACATCCCCGATTTCGAGCTCGCCGTGATCCGCGACGGCGAGGTGACACATCGCGCCCGCGTGATCGTCGGCAAGGAGGGCACGCCGACGCCGGTGTTCTCCAATGCGATGCAGTTCATCATCGTCAATCCCTATTGGAACGTGCCGCCGTCGATCCTCAACAAGGAGATGCTGCCGAAATTCGGCGGCGATCTGCAGGCGATCGCCGCGCGCGGCTATGAGGTTGTCTATCGCAACGGCCACGCGCGCGTGCGTCAGCGACCCGGCGAAGGCAATGCGCTCGGGCGCATCAAATTCATGTTCCCGAACGACTTCTCCGTCTATCTGCACGATACGCCGAGCCGCGCTCTGTTTGCTTCGACGCATCGCGCCTTCAGCCATGGCTGTGTGCGCGTCGACCAGCCCTTCCGCTTCGCCGAGGCCGTGCTCGGCAGCGGCTGGCGCGAGGAGCGGGTGAAGAGACTGATCGGCGACCAGGAGCGCTATATCAATCTCGCGCGTCCACTGCCGATTCATATCGAATATTTCACCGCTTATGTGGACGAGAGCGGACGCCTGCAATTGCGCGGCGATCTCTACGGCTATTCCGCGAAAGTGCGCGCGGCGCTGGGGCTCGAAGGATAG
- the mmoC gene encoding aromatic/alkene monooxygenase hydroxylase FAD-binding subunit MmoC, with protein MYQIVIETEDGETCSFECGPSEDVISAGLRQSVILLASCRAGGCATCKADCTDGDYELIDVKVQALPPDEEEDGKVLLCRTFPRSDLHLLVPYTYDRISFEAIQTNWLAEILACDRVSSNVVRLVLQPLTADGAARISLNFVPGQFVDIEIPGTHTRRSYSMASVAEDGQLEFFIRLLPDGAFSKFLQTEAKVGMRVDLRGPAGSFFLHDHGGRSRVFVAGGTGLSPVLSMIRQLGKASDPSPATLLFGVTNREELFYVDELKTLAQSMPTLGVRIAVVNDDGGNGVDKGTVIDLLRAELEKSDAKPDIYLCGPPGMIEAAFAAAATAGVPKEQVYLEKFLASG; from the coding sequence ATGTACCAGATCGTCATCGAGACCGAGGACGGAGAAACCTGTTCGTTCGAATGCGGCCCCAGCGAGGATGTGATCTCCGCGGGGCTGAGGCAGAGCGTAATTCTGCTCGCCTCCTGCCGAGCCGGCGGCTGCGCCACCTGCAAGGCCGATTGCACGGACGGCGATTATGAGCTGATCGATGTGAAGGTCCAGGCGCTGCCGCCGGACGAGGAGGAGGACGGCAAGGTTCTGCTGTGCCGCACCTTTCCGCGCAGCGATCTGCATCTCCTCGTGCCTTACACCTATGATCGCATCTCCTTCGAGGCGATTCAGACCAATTGGCTCGCCGAGATCCTCGCCTGTGATCGCGTGTCGTCCAATGTCGTGCGTCTCGTGCTGCAGCCGCTCACGGCCGATGGCGCGGCGCGCATCTCGCTCAATTTCGTTCCCGGCCAATTCGTCGACATCGAGATACCGGGCACGCATACACGGCGCTCCTACTCCATGGCCTCGGTCGCGGAGGATGGGCAGCTCGAATTCTTCATCCGTCTGCTGCCGGACGGCGCCTTCTCGAAATTCCTGCAAACGGAAGCGAAGGTCGGCATGCGCGTCGATCTGCGCGGACCGGCGGGCTCGTTCTTCCTGCATGATCACGGCGGCAGATCGCGCGTGTTCGTCGCCGGCGGCACGGGATTGTCGCCGGTGCTGTCGATGATCCGCCAGCTCGGCAAGGCGAGCGATCCGTCGCCGGCGACGCTTCTGTTCGGCGTCACCAATCGCGAGGAATTGTTCTATGTCGACGAGCTGAAGACTCTCGCGCAATCCATGCCGACCCTCGGCGTGCGCATAGCGGTGGTCAATGACGACGGCGGCAATGGCGTCGACAAGGGAACGGTGATTGATCTTCTGCGGGCCGAGCTCGAGAAGTCCGACGCCAAGCCGGACATCTATCTCTGTGGTCCTCCCGGCATGATCGAGGCCGCTTTCGCGGCGGCGGCGACGGCGGGCGTGCCCAAGGAGCAAGTCTATCTCGAGAAATTCCTGGCGAGCGGCTGA
- the mmoD gene encoding soluble methane monooxygenase-binding protein MmoD has protein sequence MDQQTAQPEVRQTLIHADERYQAYTMDLEYMLRWEILRDGEFVQEGCSLSQESAREAVAHVLSHFRRQDATSQNDGGKSEAIRALLREIGTPEPLKDENGAAKPAHI, from the coding sequence ATGGACCAACAGACGGCGCAGCCGGAAGTCCGGCAAACCTTGATTCACGCCGACGAGCGCTATCAAGCCTATACGATGGACCTCGAATATATGTTGCGATGGGAGATTCTGCGCGACGGCGAGTTCGTGCAGGAGGGCTGCTCTCTGTCGCAGGAGTCGGCGCGCGAGGCGGTCGCTCATGTGCTGAGCCACTTTCGCCGACAGGATGCTACGTCGCAGAACGACGGCGGGAAAAGCGAAGCGATCCGCGCGCTGCTGCGCGAGATCGGAACGCCCGAGCCCCTGAAGGACGAGAACGGCGCGGCGAAGCCGGCGCATATTTAG
- the mmoZ gene encoding aromatic/alkene monooxygenase hydroxylase subunit gamma, producing MAKREPIHDNSIRTEWEAKIAKLTSVDQATKFIQDFRLAYTSPFRKSYDIDVDYQYIERKIEEKLSVLKTEKLPVADLITKATTGEDAAAVEATWIAKIKAAKSKYEAERIHIEFRQLYKPPVLPVNVFLRTDAALGTVLMEIRNTDYYGTPLEGLRKERGVKVLHLQA from the coding sequence ATGGCCAAGAGAGAACCCATCCACGACAATTCCATTCGCACCGAATGGGAAGCGAAGATCGCCAAGCTGACGAGCGTCGATCAGGCGACGAAGTTCATCCAGGACTTCCGCCTCGCCTACACGTCGCCCTTCCGCAAGAGCTACGATATCGACGTCGATTATCAGTATATCGAGCGCAAGATCGAGGAGAAGCTCTCGGTGCTGAAGACCGAGAAGCTTCCCGTCGCCGACCTCATCACCAAGGCGACGACCGGCGAGGACGCCGCCGCGGTGGAGGCGACCTGGATCGCCAAGATCAAGGCCGCCAAGAGCAAATATGAGGCGGAGCGCATCCACATCGAGTTCCGGCAGCTCTACAAGCCGCCGGTTCTGCCGGTGAATGTGTTCCTGCGCACGGATGCGGCGCTCGGCACGGTGCTGATGGAGATCCGCAACACCGATTATTACGGCACTCCGCTCGAAGGGCTGCGCAAGGAGCGCGGCGTCAAGGTCCTGCATCTGCAGGCGTGA
- the mmoB gene encoding methane monooxygenase regulator MmoB, with amino-acid sequence MSSAHNAYNAGIMQKTGKAFADEFFAEENQVVHESNAVVLVLMKSDEIDAIIEDIVLKGGKAKNPSIVVEDKAGFWWIKADGAIEIDAAEAGELLGKPFSVYDLLINVSSTVGRAYTLGTKFTITSELMGLDRALTDI; translated from the coding sequence ATGTCCAGCGCTCATAACGCTTACAACGCCGGCATCATGCAGAAGACCGGCAAGGCCTTCGCGGACGAGTTCTTCGCCGAGGAGAACCAGGTCGTCCACGAGTCCAACGCCGTGGTTCTGGTGCTGATGAAGAGCGACGAGATCGACGCCATCATCGAGGACATCGTCCTCAAGGGCGGCAAGGCGAAGAATCCGTCGATCGTCGTCGAGGACAAGGCGGGCTTCTGGTGGATCAAGGCCGATGGCGCGATCGAGATCGACGCGGCGGAAGCCGGCGAGCTGCTCGGCAAGCCGTTCTCGGTCTACGACCTTCTCATCAATGTGTCGTCGACGGTCGGCCGCGCCTACACGCTCGGCACCAAATTCACCATCACCTCGGAACTCATGGGCCTCGATCGCGCCCTGACCGACATCTGA
- the mmoY gene encoding aromatic/alkene monooxygenase hydroxylase subunit beta, which translates to MSQPQSSQVTKRGLTDPERAAIIAAAVPDHALDTQRKYHYFIQPRWKRLSEYEQLSCYAQPNPDWIAGGLDWGDWTQKFHGGRPSWGNESTELRTTDWYRHRDPARRWHHPYVKDKSEEARYTQRFLAAYSSEGSIRTIDPYWRDEILNKYFGALLYSEYGLFNAHSSVGRDCLSDTIRQTAVFAALDKVDNAQMIQMERLFIAKLVPGFDASTDVPKKIWTTDPIYSGARATVQEIWQGVQDWNEILWAGHAVYDATFGQFARREFFQRLATVYGDTLTPFFTAQSQTYFQTTRGAIDDLFVYCLANDSEFGAHNRTFLNAWTEHYLASSVAALKDFVGLYAKVEKVAGATDRAGVSEALQRVFGDWKIDYADKIGFRVDVDQKVDAVLAGYKN; encoded by the coding sequence ATGTCACAGCCTCAGAGCTCCCAAGTCACCAAGCGGGGTCTCACCGATCCCGAGCGTGCGGCCATCATCGCCGCCGCTGTGCCGGATCATGCGCTCGACACGCAGCGCAAATATCACTACTTCATCCAGCCGCGCTGGAAGCGCTTGTCGGAATATGAGCAGCTCTCCTGCTATGCGCAGCCCAATCCCGACTGGATCGCCGGCGGCCTCGATTGGGGCGATTGGACGCAGAAGTTCCATGGCGGCCGTCCGTCCTGGGGCAATGAGAGCACCGAGCTGCGCACGACCGACTGGTATCGTCATCGCGATCCGGCCCGTCGCTGGCATCACCCCTATGTGAAGGACAAGTCGGAAGAGGCGCGCTACACCCAGCGCTTTCTCGCCGCTTATTCGTCCGAAGGCTCGATCCGCACCATCGACCCCTATTGGCGCGACGAGATCCTGAACAAATATTTCGGCGCTCTACTCTACAGCGAATACGGCTTGTTCAACGCGCATTCGTCGGTCGGCCGCGACTGCCTGTCGGACACGATCCGTCAGACGGCGGTGTTCGCGGCGCTCGACAAGGTCGACAATGCGCAGATGATCCAGATGGAGCGTCTGTTCATCGCCAAGCTGGTGCCGGGCTTCGACGCTTCGACCGACGTGCCGAAGAAGATCTGGACCACCGATCCGATCTATTCTGGCGCCCGCGCGACGGTGCAGGAGATCTGGCAGGGCGTTCAGGATTGGAACGAGATCCTCTGGGCGGGCCACGCCGTCTATGACGCGACCTTCGGCCAATTCGCCCGTCGCGAGTTCTTCCAGCGCCTCGCCACCGTCTATGGCGACACGCTGACGCCCTTCTTCACGGCGCAGTCGCAGACCTATTTCCAGACCACGCGCGGCGCGATCGACGATCTCTTCGTCTATTGCCTCGCCAATGATTCGGAATTCGGCGCGCACAACCGCACCTTCCTCAACGCTTGGACCGAGCATTATCTCGCGAGCTCGGTTGCCGCGCTGAAGGACTTCGTCGGTCTCTACGCCAAGGTCGAGAAGGTCGCGGGCGCGACCGATCGCGCCGGCGTCTCCGAGGCGCTGCAGCGCGTCTTCGGCGATTGGAAGATCGATTACGCCGACAAGATCGGCTTCAGGGTCGACGTGGACCAGAAGGTCGACGCCGTTCTCGCCGGCTACAAGAACTGA
- the mmoX gene encoding aromatic/alkene monooxygenase hydroxylase subunit alpha — translation MAISLATKAATDALKVNRAPVGVEPQEVHKWLQSFNWDFKENRTKYPTKYHMANETKEQFKVIAKEYARMEAAKDERQFGTLLDGLTRLGAGNKVHPRWGETMKVISNFLEVGEYNAIAASAMLWDSATAAEQKNGYLAQVLDEIRHTHQCAFINHYYSKHYHDPAGHNDARRTRAIGPLWKGMKRVFADGFISGDAVECSVNLQLVGEACFTNPLIVAVTEWASANGDEITPTVFLSVETDELRHMANGYQTVVSIANDPASAKFLNTDLNNAFWTQQKYFTPVLGYLFEYGSKFKVEPWVKTWNRWVYEDWGGIWIGRLGKYGVESPASLRDAKRDAYWAHHDLALAAYAMWPLGFARLALPDEEDQAWFEANYPGWADHYGKIFNEWKKLGYEDPKSGFIPYQWLLANGHDVYIDRVSQVPFIPSLAKGTGSLRVHEFNGKKHSLTDDWGERQWLIEPERYECHNVFEQYEGRELSEVIAEGHGVRSDGKTLIAQPHTRGDNLWTLEDIKRAGCVFPDPLAKF, via the coding sequence ATGGCGATCAGTCTCGCTACGAAAGCGGCGACCGATGCTCTGAAGGTCAACCGCGCTCCGGTCGGCGTGGAGCCTCAGGAGGTCCACAAATGGCTGCAGAGCTTCAACTGGGACTTCAAAGAGAACCGGACGAAGTATCCGACCAAATATCACATGGCGAATGAGACCAAGGAGCAGTTCAAGGTCATCGCCAAGGAATACGCCCGCATGGAGGCGGCCAAGGACGAGCGCCAGTTCGGCACTCTTCTCGACGGCCTCACCCGCCTCGGCGCCGGCAACAAGGTCCATCCCCGCTGGGGCGAGACGATGAAGGTGATCTCGAACTTCCTCGAGGTCGGCGAATATAACGCGATCGCCGCTTCGGCCATGCTTTGGGACAGCGCCACCGCCGCCGAGCAGAAGAACGGCTATCTCGCGCAGGTGCTCGACGAGATTCGTCACACGCATCAATGCGCCTTCATCAATCACTATTACTCCAAGCATTATCACGATCCGGCCGGCCACAATGACGCCCGTCGCACGCGCGCGATCGGTCCGCTGTGGAAGGGCATGAAGCGCGTCTTCGCCGACGGCTTCATCTCCGGCGACGCCGTGGAGTGCTCGGTCAATCTGCAGCTGGTCGGCGAAGCCTGCTTCACCAATCCGCTCATCGTCGCCGTCACCGAATGGGCTTCGGCCAATGGCGACGAGATCACGCCGACCGTGTTCCTCTCGGTGGAGACCGACGAGCTGCGTCATATGGCGAACGGCTACCAGACCGTGGTGTCGATCGCCAATGATCCGGCTTCGGCGAAGTTCCTCAACACCGATCTGAACAACGCCTTCTGGACGCAGCAGAAATATTTCACGCCCGTCCTCGGCTATCTGTTCGAGTATGGCTCCAAGTTCAAGGTCGAGCCCTGGGTGAAGACCTGGAACCGCTGGGTCTACGAGGATTGGGGTGGAATCTGGATCGGCCGTCTCGGCAAATATGGCGTCGAGAGCCCGGCGTCGCTGCGCGACGCCAAGCGCGACGCTTACTGGGCGCATCACGATCTGGCGCTCGCCGCCTATGCGATGTGGCCGCTCGGCTTCGCGCGTCTCGCTCTTCCCGACGAGGAAGATCAGGCGTGGTTCGAGGCGAATTATCCGGGCTGGGCCGATCACTACGGCAAGATCTTCAACGAGTGGAAGAAGCTCGGCTATGAAGATCCCAAGAGCGGCTTCATCCCCTATCAGTGGCTCCTCGCGAACGGTCACGACGTCTATATCGACCGTGTCTCGCAGGTTCCGTTCATTCCGTCGCTGGCCAAGGGCACGGGCTCGCTGCGCGTGCACGAGTTCAACGGCAAGAAGCATTCGCTGACGGATGATTGGGGTGAGCGCCAGTGGCTGATCGAGCCGGAGCGCTACGAGTGCCACAACGTCTTCGAGCAGTATGAGGGACGCGAATTGTCCGAGGTGATCGCCGAGGGCCATGGCGTTCGCTCCGACGGCAAGACGCTGATCGCTCAGCCGCACACGCGCGGCGACAATCTGTGGACGCTCGAGGACATCAAGCGGGCCGGCTGCGTGTTCCCCGATCCGCTCGCCAAATTCTGA